A section of the Deltaproteobacteria bacterium genome encodes:
- a CDS encoding PadR family transcriptional regulator codes for MTRIHFEYAILGALIERPMHGYDLYKSLSVDLGRLVYVGMSNMYAILKQLESEGHVASNPDTGGNRPPKKIFSVTDKGRRLFMDWISTPVESIRDMRVDFLTKLYFLKKLDIPGGRELVTRQKGVCHRILESIGSPETRESEFAGLLFDFRRSQIESILSWLDRCLGFVEAGTGENRARRTHEDVQT; via the coding sequence GTGACCAGAATCCACTTTGAGTACGCCATCCTCGGAGCCCTGATCGAGCGCCCGATGCACGGGTATGATCTGTACAAATCGCTCTCCGTGGACCTGGGCAGGCTGGTGTATGTAGGGATGAGCAACATGTACGCCATCTTGAAACAGCTCGAGTCAGAAGGCCATGTGGCCTCGAACCCGGACACCGGAGGAAACCGACCTCCCAAAAAGATCTTTTCGGTCACCGACAAGGGCAGAAGGCTGTTCATGGATTGGATTTCCACGCCCGTTGAAAGCATCAGAGACATGAGGGTCGATTTTCTCACCAAGCTCTATTTCTTGAAGAAGCTGGACATACCCGGTGGGCGAGAGCTGGTGACCAGACAGAAGGGGGTCTGTCATAGGATATTGGAGTCGATCGGTTCTCCGGAAACCCGGGAGTCCGAGTTCGCCGGGCTCCTCTTCGATTTCAGAAGGAGTCAAATCGAATCGATCCTCTCATGGCTCGACAGATGCCTCGGCTTCGTCGAGGCAGGTACCGGAGAAAACAGGGCAAGGAGAACCCATGAGGATGTTCAGACCTGA
- the modA gene encoding molybdate ABC transporter substrate-binding protein yields MFRPEDRALTGLLSFLLCTVLWGVSATESLSSETEPLELFAGSASQPAIEEAARVFEAKTGIRVNIHFGGSGRMLSQMKLSQRGDLYLPGSSDFMELAKKDKLILEDTEKTLAYLIPAINVPRGNPKGIRSLEDLAKPGTRVGIARPDTVCVGLYGAEILEKNGLARKVRNNIRTYAPSCAKLAQLVSLGYVDAALGWRVFAYWRTGTIETVLLRPEQIPRIGYIPIAVSSFTERIETARSFITFLLSKQGKEVFGKWHYLVREQDARRFVLAECPIGGAWALPESWE; encoded by the coding sequence ATGTTCAGACCTGAAGATCGGGCTCTGACCGGGCTGCTCTCTTTTCTCCTGTGCACCGTCCTGTGGGGTGTATCCGCGACGGAATCCCTCTCATCCGAGACGGAACCACTTGAACTCTTTGCTGGCTCGGCCTCTCAGCCAGCCATCGAAGAGGCGGCCAGAGTTTTCGAGGCTAAAACGGGAATCAGGGTCAACATCCATTTCGGCGGATCGGGGAGAATGCTCTCCCAAATGAAGCTCTCCCAAAGGGGGGATCTCTACCTCCCGGGCTCTTCCGATTTCATGGAGCTCGCCAAAAAGGACAAGCTGATCCTGGAAGACACCGAGAAAACGCTCGCATACCTCATCCCGGCCATAAACGTGCCCAGGGGAAACCCAAAGGGGATCCGGTCCTTGGAAGATCTCGCCAAACCGGGGACACGGGTCGGCATCGCACGACCGGACACCGTCTGCGTGGGACTGTACGGTGCAGAGATCTTGGAAAAAAACGGCCTCGCCCGCAAAGTGAGAAACAACATCAGGACTTATGCCCCCTCTTGTGCAAAGCTGGCCCAACTGGTCTCCCTGGGATATGTCGATGCGGCTCTCGGCTGGCGGGTATTCGCGTACTGGAGAACCGGCACAATCGAGACGGTTCTGCTCCGGCCTGAGCAGATTCCTCGTATCGGATACATACCCATCGCTGTAAGCTCCTTCACCGAGAGGATAGAGACAGCCCGGTCTTTCATCACTTTCCTGCTGAGCAAGCAGGGAAAAGAGGTATTCGGAAAATGGCATTATCTTGTAAGAGAACAGGACGCAAGGAGATTCGTCCTGGCCGAATGTCCCATCGGAGGCGCGTGGGCCCTGCCGGAAAGCTGGGAGTGA
- a CDS encoding ABC transporter permease subunit, whose product MSHRRRVGPAGKLGVTNWFPLVLLASTGLAVTLVLVVVASQFSYAGPIEPLRALFDEDVRSAILLSLFTASVAAVLGLVLAVPSAYLLARRQSRARDLIDGILDIPVILSPVALGTALLLFFRTQPGRWIELHGIRFVFEVPGIILAQFFLAFALSVRLLKTSFESVDVRLEQVARFLGCSQWKAFSNVVLPMSRRGVIAAFILSWARAVGDFGASVTIAGAVKGKTETIPVSIYLNLASVRIDKAVALMIIFTGLAALVLISIRMVTQTR is encoded by the coding sequence ATGTCCCATCGGAGGCGCGTGGGCCCTGCCGGAAAGCTGGGAGTGACGAACTGGTTTCCCCTGGTGTTGCTTGCATCCACGGGGTTGGCCGTCACTTTGGTGCTGGTGGTGGTTGCATCCCAGTTTTCTTATGCAGGGCCGATAGAACCTCTGAGGGCCCTTTTTGACGAGGATGTCAGGTCTGCTATCCTGCTCAGTCTCTTCACGGCCTCCGTGGCCGCTGTCCTGGGCCTCGTTCTGGCCGTCCCTTCCGCATACTTACTGGCGAGGCGCCAGAGCCGGGCCAGGGATCTAATCGACGGCATCCTGGATATTCCCGTCATCCTATCGCCCGTTGCTCTAGGCACGGCCCTGCTCCTGTTTTTCAGGACACAGCCGGGAAGATGGATCGAGCTCCACGGAATTCGGTTTGTCTTCGAGGTCCCGGGAATCATTCTGGCTCAGTTCTTTCTGGCCTTCGCTCTCTCTGTCCGCCTCCTCAAGACCAGCTTCGAGTCCGTCGACGTGCGTCTCGAGCAGGTGGCCCGGTTCCTGGGTTGCAGCCAATGGAAGGCTTTTTCGAACGTTGTGCTGCCCATGTCACGGCGGGGCGTGATCGCGGCTTTCATCCTCTCGTGGGCAAGAGCCGTGGGGGACTTCGGGGCCAGTGTAACCATAGCAGGTGCCGTGAAAGGCAAGACAGAAACCATTCCTGTGAGTATCTACCTGAATCTCGCCTCAGTTAGAATCGACAAGGCCGTGGCTCTCATGATCATCTTCACCGGCCTGGCCGCTCTCGTGCTCATATCCATACGAATGGTGACACAGACAAGATAA
- a CDS encoding ABC transporter ATP-binding protein, producing the protein MRDINLEIDKGEFFVLLGPSGSGKSLLLETILGIRPPEQGEILLEGRNITHLAPEKRDIAYVPQDLGLFPHLNPRENILFGVRIRKVDRRTAEKRLAYLTPHLKLDHLMTRTDLSSLSGGEKQRVAFARALITKPRVLFLDEPFSSLDTGIRRSIQFQLKRLQKAIGLTVFHVTHDQEEAFLMADKMAIMIDGRIEQWGKPELCYNRPANAKVASFLLMENIFDAEAIAVDPSKGILKCRVGSVVFEVESPDSIRTGEPFKLGIRPEEILIIPPGRVPGSPLRQNFFQVRVESLFNLGSRRTVRLVFPGREGLSIDATFNHRITRSIMVTEGDRVFIHLRPRSFCILGSQ; encoded by the coding sequence TTGAGAGACATCAATCTGGAAATAGACAAGGGCGAATTCTTCGTCCTCCTGGGTCCCTCTGGATCAGGAAAATCCTTGCTGCTCGAAACAATTCTCGGCATCAGGCCCCCCGAACAAGGAGAGATTCTCCTGGAGGGCAGAAACATCACCCACCTCGCCCCCGAGAAACGCGATATCGCCTATGTACCCCAGGACCTCGGCCTCTTCCCCCACCTCAACCCGCGGGAAAACATACTGTTCGGCGTCAGGATTCGGAAGGTCGACCGGAGGACGGCCGAGAAGAGGCTCGCCTACCTCACCCCCCACCTCAAACTTGACCACCTCATGACAAGGACCGACCTTTCGAGCCTGAGTGGGGGAGAAAAACAACGTGTAGCCTTTGCCAGGGCTCTCATTACAAAACCGAGAGTGCTTTTCCTGGATGAGCCCTTCTCGTCCCTGGACACCGGCATTAGGCGCTCCATCCAGTTCCAACTCAAGCGGCTCCAGAAGGCAATTGGGCTCACGGTGTTCCACGTGACCCATGACCAGGAAGAGGCCTTTCTCATGGCGGACAAAATGGCAATCATGATCGACGGAAGGATCGAACAGTGGGGAAAACCCGAGCTCTGCTACAACAGGCCGGCCAACGCCAAGGTGGCGAGCTTTCTTCTCATGGAGAATATCTTTGATGCGGAAGCCATCGCCGTCGACCCTTCCAAAGGAATCCTGAAGTGCCGGGTGGGTTCGGTGGTTTTCGAAGTTGAATCCCCTGACTCCATTCGAACAGGCGAACCGTTCAAACTGGGAATCCGCCCGGAGGAGATCCTCATTATCCCTCCAGGCAGGGTCCCCGGGTCGCCTCTCAGGCAGAATTTCTTCCAGGTGAGGGTCGAGTCTCTCTTCAATCTCGGCAGTAGAAGGACGGTCCGTCTGGTATTCCCTGGCAGAGAAGGCCTCTCTATAGATGCGACCTTCAACCACAGGATCACCAGGAGCATCATGGTAACAGAAGGCGACCGAGTCTTCATCCACCTGAGACCCCGGAGTTTCTGCATCCTCGGGTCTCAGTGA
- a CDS encoding transglycosylase SLT domain-containing protein: MRARVFLFLLLIPGLFPATPCQGEPPEPFPSLVAAVRVRTPLDFCGERVPLEIQEIRERLEKELLLSLWDRPQVILWLKRSRRYFPHIERMLAESRMPEDIKYVAVAESALRPHAGSKKGAIGFWQFMRDTGRKYGLVIDEYIDERRNLFASTRAAIRYFKDLRGSLGSWTLAAAAYNLGEKGIQAEILEQGTNDYYRLYLPLETQRFVFRVLSAKLILSNPERYGFRLSDKDYYPPVRFDRVHIECPREVPIRIVAEAAKTHFKAIKDLNPEIRGHYLSEGSHAVLIPEGASKDFQTRYKRLLDRWLASQKERIYIVKEGDNLSSIADRFDLPLPVLIIWNRLDLNAPIHPGDRLVVYRNGVETSQAETVEKGSENPDSGAVEAEEHEPREGGPE, encoded by the coding sequence ATGAGAGCCAGGGTTTTTCTTTTCCTTCTGCTCATTCCGGGCCTGTTTCCTGCAACACCATGTCAGGGGGAACCGCCCGAGCCTTTCCCGTCTCTTGTGGCCGCCGTAAGGGTTCGAACCCCCCTAGATTTCTGCGGGGAGAGGGTTCCCCTGGAGATCCAAGAGATCCGCGAGAGGTTGGAGAAAGAGCTCCTCCTCTCCTTATGGGACCGCCCCCAGGTGATTCTCTGGTTGAAGCGGTCTCGCCGGTATTTTCCTCACATCGAAAGAATGCTGGCAGAAAGCCGTATGCCTGAGGATATCAAGTATGTCGCCGTGGCGGAGAGTGCGCTTCGACCCCACGCGGGGTCCAAGAAGGGGGCGATCGGGTTCTGGCAGTTTATGAGGGATACTGGGAGGAAGTATGGCCTGGTGATCGATGAGTACATCGACGAGAGGCGAAATCTGTTCGCCTCCACCCGCGCGGCCATTCGATACTTCAAGGACCTGCGAGGGTCCCTTGGATCCTGGACGCTAGCCGCTGCAGCCTACAACCTGGGAGAGAAAGGGATTCAGGCAGAGATATTGGAGCAGGGGACAAACGACTACTATCGACTCTATCTTCCCCTGGAAACCCAGCGGTTTGTCTTTCGGGTTCTATCGGCGAAATTGATTCTCTCCAACCCGGAGAGATACGGGTTCAGGCTTTCCGACAAGGACTATTACCCCCCGGTAAGATTCGATCGGGTTCACATAGAATGTCCACGAGAGGTTCCCATCCGAATCGTTGCAGAGGCTGCAAAGACCCATTTCAAAGCGATCAAGGACCTGAATCCTGAGATCCGCGGCCACTATCTTTCCGAAGGGAGCCACGCCGTCCTGATCCCGGAGGGGGCGTCAAAGGATTTCCAAACTCGGTACAAGCGGCTTTTGGACCGGTGGTTGGCTTCCCAGAAGGAGCGGATCTACATAGTCAAAGAGGGAGACAACCTCTCCTCGATCGCCGACCGTTTCGACCTTCCCCTCCCGGTTCTGATTATCTGGAACCGCCTCGACCTGAACGCGCCCATCCATCCCGGTGATCGGCTGGTCGTCTACCGGAATGGAGTCGAGACCAGCCAGGCCGAGACCGTAGAGAAGGGCAGTGAGAATCCCGATTCCGGGGCGGTTGAGGCCGAGGAACACGAGCCGAGAGAGGGCGGGCCGGAATAG
- a CDS encoding NAD-dependent epimerase/dehydratase family protein, producing the protein MEGLLARGEEVRCLVRSDRLLGWIQGMDVETRRGDITDFSSLLSPVKGVDRVYHVGGVTKATDPGTFYRTNTQGTENLIRACIEANPNLERFVYLSSQAAVGPCRGDGRSVETDPCRPVSNYGRSKLEGEEAVLRARDLLKVVVLRASAVYGPRDRDFLHLFRSIARRIEIDLRATEQRLSLCYVEDLVSALITAGEADIPSGEIFFISDGNVYSWHDVARTIAEALGVRAFRLSLPVGFFRCAAGVADWISKRSGKPQIFGRERYQELIQRNWCCDSGKAVAELGFSPSFDLRRGIAATVDWYRTEGWLAA; encoded by the coding sequence GTGGAAGGCTTACTCGCTCGGGGTGAGGAGGTACGCTGCCTTGTCCGGTCAGATCGGCTTCTCGGATGGATCCAGGGTATGGACGTTGAGACCCGGCGTGGAGATATCACGGATTTCTCCTCTCTCCTGTCCCCTGTCAAGGGGGTAGACCGGGTATATCACGTCGGGGGTGTGACCAAGGCGACAGATCCGGGAACATTCTATCGGACCAATACTCAGGGGACGGAGAACCTGATCCGGGCCTGCATCGAAGCAAACCCGAATCTCGAACGGTTCGTCTACCTCTCCAGCCAGGCGGCTGTAGGTCCGTGCCGGGGGGACGGGCGTTCGGTTGAGACGGATCCATGCAGGCCTGTTTCGAACTACGGGCGAAGCAAGCTCGAGGGTGAAGAGGCGGTCTTGAGGGCGCGGGACCTGCTCAAGGTGGTTGTCCTCCGGGCCAGTGCGGTTTACGGCCCGAGGGACCGGGACTTCCTCCACCTGTTTCGATCCATAGCCAGGAGGATAGAGATCGATCTGAGGGCGACGGAGCAACGACTCAGTCTGTGCTATGTGGAGGATCTGGTCTCGGCTCTCATCACGGCGGGCGAGGCGGATATCCCGAGTGGAGAGATCTTCTTCATCTCCGATGGAAATGTCTATTCATGGCACGACGTGGCGAGGACGATCGCGGAGGCGCTGGGCGTGCGAGCCTTTCGTCTGAGCCTGCCGGTGGGGTTCTTCAGGTGTGCCGCAGGAGTGGCCGATTGGATCTCCAAGCGATCTGGAAAACCGCAGATTTTTGGACGAGAGAGATACCAGGAGTTGATTCAGCGGAACTGGTGCTGTGACTCCGGCAAGGCCGTGGCCGAGCTTGGTTTTTCCCCCTCCTTCGACCTGAGACGGGGGATTGCGGCAACGGTGGACTGGTACCGAACCGAGGGATGGCTGGCCGCGTAG
- a CDS encoding pyridoxal phosphate-dependent aminotransferase family protein, whose protein sequence is MDILEKCFSFNGVEETKARGAYFFFRGLDSPQAPEVTLDGRRMIMIGSNNYLGLTTHPRVKEAAIHAIEEYGSACAGSRFLNGNLVIHEELEEKLAAFVRKEAAVVFATGYQANLGGISSLVGRNDLVIIDQYDHASIIDGARLSFGRLVKFRHNDMNDLERILRSVTARGKMIIVDGVFSMEGDIVRLPEVVELARRYGARIFLDDAHAIGVLGEQGRGTEEHFGIEGGADIVMGTFSKSLAAVGGFVAGPKKVVSWIKHFGRSQIFSASLPPVLVAVVSTCLDVILEEPELRQRLWENTRKMHEGFSRLGFDTGLSETPVIPVLVKDPEKVYAMCSALSDRGVFVNPVISPAVPPGRELLRTSYMATHTEDQLERVLQAFEDAARAVGLRTV, encoded by the coding sequence ATGGATATTCTTGAGAAATGCTTTTCCTTCAATGGAGTAGAGGAGACAAAGGCGAGGGGGGCTTATTTCTTTTTCCGTGGACTCGACTCTCCCCAAGCACCGGAGGTGACCCTCGACGGGAGACGGATGATAATGATCGGGTCCAACAACTATCTTGGGCTTACCACGCACCCGCGGGTCAAGGAGGCGGCCATCCACGCTATCGAGGAGTATGGCAGTGCCTGTGCCGGGTCGAGGTTCCTCAACGGGAACCTGGTAATTCACGAGGAATTGGAAGAAAAGCTCGCAGCCTTCGTGCGCAAAGAGGCTGCCGTCGTCTTTGCCACCGGGTATCAGGCCAATCTGGGAGGGATTTCGTCGCTTGTCGGCCGGAACGACCTTGTGATCATCGACCAGTACGACCATGCGAGCATCATCGATGGGGCCCGCCTCTCTTTCGGGCGTCTGGTCAAGTTTCGCCATAACGACATGAACGATTTGGAGCGGATTCTCAGGTCAGTGACCGCCCGGGGCAAGATGATCATCGTCGACGGCGTGTTCAGCATGGAAGGCGATATCGTCCGACTCCCCGAGGTGGTCGAGTTGGCAAGACGTTACGGGGCGAGGATTTTCCTCGACGATGCCCATGCCATCGGGGTGCTCGGCGAGCAGGGCAGAGGCACGGAGGAGCATTTCGGGATCGAAGGCGGTGCGGATATAGTGATGGGCACTTTCAGTAAGTCCCTGGCCGCGGTCGGCGGTTTTGTCGCAGGGCCAAAGAAGGTGGTGAGTTGGATCAAGCACTTCGGCCGGTCCCAGATCTTCAGCGCCAGTCTCCCCCCGGTTTTGGTGGCCGTGGTCAGCACCTGCCTCGATGTGATTCTCGAGGAACCGGAGTTACGGCAAAGGCTCTGGGAAAACACTCGAAAGATGCATGAGGGATTCAGCAGGCTCGGTTTTGATACCGGACTCAGTGAAACCCCGGTTATCCCTGTTCTGGTGAAAGATCCGGAGAAGGTTTACGCTATGTGCAGCGCCCTTTCAGACCGCGGCGTATTTGTGAACCCGGTGATCAGCCCTGCGGTTCCGCCGGGAAGGGAACTGCTTCGGACCAGCTATATGGCCACCCACACGGAGGATCAACTCGAAAGGGTCTTGCAGGCTTTCGAAGATGCGGCCAGGGCTGTCGGACTCAGGACGGTGTAG